From a single Leptidea sinapis chromosome 1, ilLepSina1.1, whole genome shotgun sequence genomic region:
- the LOC126971099 gene encoding spherulin-2A-like, giving the protein MLYLTLFCASLVIVRAKINIDIITDKTSEVTAQFSGYDISVISDSDINLFNLNRKQLKVAVKKHFKATPQNVYLKSPTPWNDLYKSNNWEQVSRILSIKSITVKEDKQKPTIVLSQDFENFSNSTVKVNTALSQSVENTITTSWITNKEWTVSQEISYDINIIFAKFAGSTGFSWTTTWGKSEEKSETTTIGATSAVETELKPGQSVSAVLSANRRSIRMEITYLATLRGNVAVHFNKPLNGHHFYGPSIISVMKNGEMETEITIVENINIGIFVDHSLKVYDKITGQPL; this is encoded by the coding sequence ATGTTGTATTTGACTTTATTTTGTGCATCTCTAGTTATTGTGAgagctaaaataaatattgatataataaccGATAAAACGAGTGAAGTAACAGCACAATTTAGTGGCTACGATATAAGTGTGATTAGTGACTcggatattaatttatttaatcttaacAGAAAACAGTTAAAAGTAGcagttaaaaaacattttaaagccACTCCCCAAAATGTTTATCTTAAAAGTCCGACGCCTTGGAACGATCTGTATAAATCAAACAATTGGGAGCAAGTCTCAAGAATATTGTCAATTAAATCTATAACAGTAAAGGAAGACAAACAGAAACCTACAATAGTTCTGTCTCAAGATTTTGAAAATTTCTCCAATTCCACAGTAAAAGTTAATACTGCTTTGAGTCAATCAGTTGAAAATACCATAACAACATCCTGGATAACGAACAAAGAATGGACTGTGTCTCAAGAAATAAGTTAcgatattaacataatattcgcCAAATTTGCTGGTAGTACGGGATTCTCATGGACGACTACTTGGGGTAAAAGCGAAGAAAAATCAGAAACTACCACAATTGGAGCTACTAGTGCAGTTGAAACTGAATTGAAACCGGGTCAATCAGTGTCTGCAGTTTTGTCTGCTAATAGAAGATCAATAAGAATGGAGATAACCTATCTTGCAACTCTGAGGGGAAATGTTGCCGTTCATTTTAATAAACCGTTGAATGGACACCACTTTTATGGACCTTCTATTATAAGTGTAATGAAAAATGGAGAAATGGAGACGGAAATAACTATTGTAGAAAATATTAACATTGGAATTTTTGTTGATCATTCTTTGAAAGTATATGACAAGATAACTGGACAACCATTGTGA